A stretch of Abyssogena phaseoliformis symbiont OG214 DNA encodes these proteins:
- a CDS encoding zinc-finger domain-containing protein: MNLSVDDFQKKHESFSVVEEKDLPFHCPPPEVQKWNMHPKVFLKFDKNGKASCPYCSASYELA, from the coding sequence ATGAATTTATCCGTAGATGATTTTCAAAAAAAGCATGAGAGTTTTAGCGTTGTGGAAGAAAAAGATTTGCCATTTCATTGCCCACCACCAGAGGTGCAAAAGTGGAATATGCACCCCAAGGTATTTTTAAAATTCGACAAAAATGGTAAAGCATCTTGTCCGTACTGCAGTGCCAGTTACGAATTGGCATAA
- a CDS encoding DUF423 domain-containing protein, translated as MNFFWIFIALSGVLAVIMGAMSAHVLKDIMQAEDITRIHTAATYQMYHTLMIAILATCSQRISFKSIDQSIWLFIGGIVLFSGSLYLYTLTKLHGFVFVTPVGGVLLMLGWLSVARLAFVFAKLK; from the coding sequence ATGAATTTTTTTTGGATATTTATAGCATTAAGTGGTGTTTTGGCAGTGATAATGGGCGCAATGTCAGCACATGTTTTAAAGGATATTATGCAAGCAGAAGATATTACACGCATACACACAGCAGCTACTTACCAAATGTACCACACTTTAATGATTGCAATATTAGCTACGTGTTCGCAGCGTATTTCGTTTAAGTCTATCGATCAAAGTATTTGGCTTTTTATAGGGGGTATTGTGCTATTTTCAGGTAGTTTGTATTTATACACTTTGACCAAACTACATGGTTTTGTTTTTGTTACACCAGTAGGTGGTGTGCTATTGATGCTTGGCTGGTTAAGCGTGGCAAGACTTGCTTTTGTTTTTGCCAAACTAAAATAA
- a CDS encoding methyltransferase domain-containing protein: MSPNAIGLDFGSGSSPTLCVMFLERGYHIDLFDKFYANDTSIFNNYYNFITLTEVAEHFDKPGFELDRLFAMLDGGGVLSIMTNMLNSDTNFEYWHYKDDPTHICFFSQMTMNYLANKWDARIKFYGDDVVLFFK, encoded by the coding sequence ATTTCACCAAATGCTATTGGGCTTGATTTTGGTTCTGGCTCAAGTCCTACACTCTGTGTTATGTTTTTAGAACGAGGATACCACATAGATTTGTTTGATAAATTCTATGCAAATGACACTTCAATTTTTAATAATTATTATAATTTTATTACCTTAACTGAAGTGGCGGAGCATTTTGACAAGCCTGGATTTGAGTTAGATAGACTTTTTGCTATGTTGGATGGTGGTGGTGTCTTATCTATCATGACTAATATGCTAAATAGTGATACTAATTTTGAATACTGGCATTATAAGGACGATCCAACGCACATCTGCTTTTTTAGCCAAATGACTATGAACTACCTTGCCAATAAATGGGATGCAAGGATTAAGTTTTATGGTGATGATGTTGTTTTGTTCTTCAAATGA
- a CDS encoding HU family DNA-binding protein produces MKKTDLILNLSDSSDLSKIDAKIAVEVILQELTQGIISGQGVEIRGFGGFYKKHRKARQGINPKTSERTQVDEKFVPFFKPGKLLKEIVNKA; encoded by the coding sequence ATGAAAAAGACCGACCTTATTTTAAATTTATCAGACAGTTCTGATTTATCTAAAATTGATGCCAAAATAGCGGTTGAGGTAATTTTGCAAGAATTAACGCAAGGCATTATTTCTGGTCAAGGTGTTGAAATAAGAGGTTTTGGAGGTTTTTACAAGAAACACCGTAAGGCTCGTCAGGGTATTAACCCTAAAACTAGCGAAAGGACACAAGTAGATGAGAAGTTTGTACCATTTTTTAAGCCAGGTAAATTACTTAAAGAAATCGTTAATAAAGCCTAG
- the rsgA gene encoding ribosome small subunit-dependent GTPase A, which produces MLLTRRQKWQLEKIQAERIARANKASDNFEESTLNSDKAQIGLVITRYGQRLLVKAKSSKLYQCTARRNIDLSVAGDQVIFQITQSNQGIVTALLKRNNQLHRAHKLIAANINQLWLVVAIEPYYQFELIDRYLVVAENAKLPINIMVNKIELAGDIEHIKSDFSMYENIGYSVNYLSVKEQINIDQFKTRLNNKTHIFLGQSGVGKSSLINELIPNLNLRINEISKKSKLGKHATTNTTLYHIPSGGNLIDSPGVREFQLNKLTNQEILSGFKEFKPLINACKFRNCAHINEPKCAIKSAVKSGEIQKKRYQSYLALVSA; this is translated from the coding sequence TTGCTTCTAACACGCCGCCAAAAATGGCAACTTGAAAAAATTCAAGCTGAGCGCATTGCTAGAGCAAATAAAGCCTCAGATAATTTTGAAGAATCAACCCTTAACTCTGACAAAGCACAAATAGGCCTGGTGATTACTCGCTATGGACAGCGTTTATTAGTTAAAGCAAAATCAAGCAAGTTATATCAATGCACTGCTAGGCGCAATATTGACTTATCCGTTGCTGGCGATCAAGTCATCTTTCAAATAACACAATCCAATCAAGGTATTGTTACTGCCCTACTTAAACGCAATAATCAACTTCATCGCGCACACAAACTCATTGCTGCTAATATCAACCAACTATGGTTGGTGGTTGCCATTGAGCCATATTACCAGTTTGAATTAATCGATCGTTATTTGGTGGTGGCTGAAAATGCCAAACTACCCATTAATATTATGGTTAATAAGATTGAATTAGCAGGTGACATTGAACACATTAAATCTGATTTTTCTATGTATGAAAATATTGGTTATTCAGTGAACTATTTAAGCGTTAAAGAGCAAATCAATATTGATCAATTCAAAACCCGACTTAATAACAAGACTCATATTTTTCTAGGCCAATCTGGCGTGGGAAAATCCTCGCTCATTAATGAATTAATACCTAATTTAAATTTGCGTATTAATGAAATATCCAAAAAAAGTAAGCTTGGCAAACACGCAACAACCAATACCACACTGTACCACATTCCTTCAGGTGGTAATTTAATTGATTCCCCAGGTGTTCGTGAATTTCAGTTAAATAAGCTCACTAATCAAGAAATTTTGAGTGGATTTAAAGAGTTTAAGCCGCTCATTAACGCTTGTAAATTTAGAAACTGCGCTCATATTAACGAACCAAAATGCGCAATTAAATCGGCAGTCAAATCAGGAGAAATTCAAAAAAAACGCTACCAATCTTACTTAGCTCTAGTTTCAGCATAA
- a CDS encoding FKBP-type peptidyl-prolyl cis-trans isomerase, which produces MPFIQGFGNIIPSLESALEGMKAGDSCEVSVRPEDAYGVHHPEAIQDIPMKALQDIDNLTVGMELQSSR; this is translated from the coding sequence ATGCCGTTTATTCAGGGTTTTGGCAATATCATTCCAAGTTTAGAGAGTGCATTGGAGGGTATGAAAGCGGGCGATTCTTGTGAAGTCTCAGTGAGACCAGAAGATGCTTATGGCGTTCATCACCCAGAAGCCATTCAAGACATTCCTATGAAAGCCTTACAAGATATTGATAATTTGACAGTGGGTATGGAATTACAATCATCAAGATGA
- a CDS encoding M48 family metallopeptidase, with translation MTFNLFTLIFLIAAFSYVITLLWLNVRQSKAIIQSFDKIPSEFSKKITLKEHQKAAEYTQAKLKLNHFKVIFSTAILLLWTLGGGLDYLDNTWQAQTDNALYIGVGFVVSLMVLGSLIDLPFGVYQTFVLEQKFGFNQTSVKTFIMDLLKGTLLMLIIGLPLIYVILYLMSAMGEYWWIYVWLVLTGFSLLMFWLYPTYIAPIFNQFKPLDNVKLKTKIDHLLTRTGFKSDGVFVMDGSKRSSHGNAYFTGIGKNKRIVFFDTLLKGMNDDEVQAILAHELGHFHHKHIRKHMFSSFTISLLGLALLGYLINQDWFFHGLGISHPSNHTALILFTLTVPVFSFFIAPVNNYLSRKHEFEADNFAAKHTNADDLASSLVKLYKDNAATLTPDYLYSAFHDSHPSASIRINQLKTYKR, from the coding sequence ATGACATTTAATCTATTTACTTTAATTTTTCTAATAGCTGCTTTTAGTTATGTTATTACCTTATTGTGGTTAAACGTCAGACAAAGCAAGGCGATTATTCAATCGTTTGATAAAATACCTAGCGAATTTAGCAAAAAAATTACGCTAAAAGAACACCAAAAAGCAGCTGAATACACACAAGCTAAACTCAAATTAAATCATTTTAAAGTTATATTTTCAACTGCCATATTGCTACTATGGACACTTGGTGGCGGATTGGACTACTTAGACAACACTTGGCAAGCGCAAACTGACAACGCCTTATACATAGGTGTGGGTTTTGTGGTGAGTCTGATGGTGTTAGGTAGTTTGATTGATTTACCATTTGGTGTGTATCAGACTTTTGTATTAGAACAAAAATTTGGGTTTAATCAAACCAGTGTGAAAACCTTTATCATGGATTTACTCAAAGGCACGTTACTTATGCTGATTATTGGTTTGCCACTGATTTATGTCATTCTTTATTTAATGAGTGCCATGGGTGAATATTGGTGGATTTATGTTTGGCTGGTTCTCACTGGATTTTCACTATTGATGTTTTGGCTTTATCCCACTTATATTGCGCCAATTTTTAATCAATTTAAGCCGCTAGATAATGTTAAGTTAAAAACCAAGATTGATCATTTACTTACGCGTACAGGATTTAAAAGTGACGGCGTATTTGTGATGGACGGGTCTAAAAGGTCATCGCATGGCAATGCCTACTTTACAGGCATTGGTAAAAACAAACGCATTGTGTTTTTTGATACACTGCTTAAAGGTATGAATGATGATGAAGTACAAGCAATTCTTGCTCATGAACTGGGGCATTTTCATCACAAACATATTCGCAAACACATGTTCAGTTCGTTTACAATTTCCTTACTTGGTTTGGCGTTGCTTGGCTATTTGATTAATCAGGACTGGTTTTTTCATGGACTTGGTATTAGCCATCCTTCAAATCATACAGCTCTTATTTTATTTACACTAACCGTACCAGTATTTAGTTTTTTTATTGCACCTGTTAATAATTACCTATCACGGAAGCATGAGTTTGAAGCCGATAACTTCGCCGCTAAACATACCAATGCAGATGATTTGGCATCTTCGCTGGTGAAGTTATATAAAGATAATGCTGCAACCCTCACGCCAGATTATTTATACTCTGCTTTTCATGATTCTCATCCAAGTGCGTCAATTCGCATTAATCAGCTTAAGACTTATAAGCGATAA
- the rpsA gene encoding 30S ribosomal protein S1 produces MTGQYQNNNMSESFAELFENSVEQQNVKVGALLMGTIVSINREKAIINVGLKSEGFISLDEFKNPQGELEVEEGDIVEVALKSIDDGLGNTLLSHTDAKRIKLWQSLELAMNSKEVVTGVVTGAVKGGLTVDIGVVKAFLPGSLVDIRPVKDFSYLTGQEIEVIVIKMDEVRNNIVISRKAVLQEVNSADREALLEGLEEGKEIEGIVKNLADYGAFVDLGGVDGLLHITDISWQRVNHPSEKLTIGDKITVKVLNYDKEKMRVSLGLKQLAASPWDNISDRLPIGKKVPGTVSNLTDYGAFVRIEEGVEGLVHVSEMDWTNANVRPSKIVKLDQEVEVVVLDVQESKHRISLSMKQAQENPWEAFEATHNKDDKILVSVKSITDFGLFVGLPGGIDGLIHLADISREKQSSDQLVSSYSKGQELEVVILNIDAEKERISLGIKQLSEDDFMQYVSANSKGSIVKGVIMEVDLRGAVISLGEDITGYLKAGEISEDRVDDATLVLKTGEEVEVAIVHIDRRARNISVSIKAKNLVEEKAAMKDYNKQSSDAATGSTLGDLLKEAKDNK; encoded by the coding sequence ATTACCGGTCAATATCAAAATAATAATATGTCAGAATCATTTGCTGAGCTATTTGAAAATAGCGTAGAACAACAAAACGTAAAAGTTGGTGCTCTTTTAATGGGAACCATTGTTAGTATTAATCGTGAAAAAGCGATTATTAATGTTGGACTTAAATCAGAGGGCTTTATCTCTCTAGACGAATTTAAAAATCCACAAGGAGAATTAGAGGTTGAAGAGGGCGACATTGTTGAAGTTGCACTTAAATCAATTGATGATGGCTTGGGCAATACCTTGTTGTCACATACAGATGCTAAGCGTATTAAGCTATGGCAATCACTTGAATTGGCAATGAACTCTAAGGAAGTTGTAACTGGCGTTGTAACTGGTGCTGTTAAAGGTGGTTTGACGGTTGATATTGGTGTAGTTAAAGCATTCTTACCCGGTTCATTAGTGGATATACGTCCTGTGAAAGATTTTTCATATCTAACTGGTCAAGAAATTGAGGTTATTGTTATTAAGATGGATGAAGTTAGAAATAATATTGTGATTTCTAGAAAAGCTGTATTACAAGAAGTTAACTCTGCTGATAGGGAGGCGCTACTTGAAGGCCTTGAAGAAGGTAAGGAAATTGAAGGTATTGTTAAAAACCTTGCAGATTATGGTGCGTTTGTTGATCTTGGTGGTGTTGATGGCTTGTTGCACATTACAGATATTTCTTGGCAACGTGTTAATCATCCATCTGAAAAATTAACAATTGGCGATAAAATTACTGTTAAAGTACTTAATTACGATAAAGAAAAAATGCGCGTATCATTAGGACTTAAACAGTTAGCTGCTAGCCCTTGGGACAACATTTCAGACCGCCTACCTATCGGCAAGAAAGTACCAGGTACGGTTTCTAACTTAACAGATTATGGCGCATTTGTGCGCATTGAAGAGGGTGTTGAAGGCTTGGTTCACGTGAGTGAAATGGATTGGACAAATGCCAATGTTCGTCCTTCTAAAATTGTTAAATTAGATCAAGAAGTTGAAGTGGTTGTATTAGATGTTCAAGAGTCCAAACATCGTATTTCATTATCCATGAAGCAAGCTCAAGAAAACCCTTGGGAAGCATTTGAGGCAACACATAATAAGGATGACAAAATCCTTGTTAGTGTTAAATCAATCACTGACTTTGGCTTGTTTGTTGGTCTTCCAGGTGGTATTGATGGCTTGATTCACTTGGCTGATATCTCACGGGAAAAACAATCCTCAGATCAATTGGTGTCTAGTTATTCTAAAGGACAAGAATTGGAAGTGGTTATTTTGAATATTGATGCTGAAAAAGAGCGTATTTCTTTAGGCATTAAGCAGCTTTCAGAAGATGACTTTATGCAGTATGTATCTGCTAATAGCAAAGGTTCAATTGTTAAAGGTGTCATTATGGAAGTTGATCTACGTGGTGCAGTCATTAGTTTGGGTGAAGACATTACAGGCTATTTGAAAGCAGGGGAAATTTCAGAAGATCGTGTTGATGATGCAACCTTGGTATTAAAAACTGGCGAAGAAGTAGAAGTTGCAATTGTGCATATTGACAGAAGAGCTCGTAATATTTCAGTCAGTATTAAAGCTAAAAACTTAGTGGAAGAAAAAGCAGCAATGAAAGATTACAACAAACAATCTTCTGATGCAGCAACTGGTTCTACATTGGGCGATTTGCTGAAAGAAGCAAAAGACAATAAATAA
- a CDS encoding branched-chain amino acid transaminase: MHTFDDRDGLIWFDGEWVDWREAKVHVLTHTLHYGMGVFEGVRAYETKKRPAIFRLEEHTNRLFNSAKIMNMDIGFSKNELNQAQKDAVAKNNLDSAYIRPMCFYGSEGMGLRADGLKVHTIIAAWEWGSYLGEDSMKNGIRIRTSSYARHHVNITMTKAKANGNYINSMLALQEALTDGYDEALMLDVDGFVAEGSGENIFIVRDGVIYTPDLTSALAGITRDTVFKLATDLGYKVIEKRITRDEVCIADEAFFTGTAAEITPIRELDNRTIGLGTRGPVTEQLQTLYFDCVYGRNEQYQHWIAKGFCQ, from the coding sequence ATGCATACATTTGATGACAGGGATGGTTTAATTTGGTTTGATGGCGAGTGGGTAGATTGGCGTGAGGCCAAAGTCCATGTATTGACTCATACTCTGCATTATGGCATGGGTGTGTTTGAAGGGGTTCGTGCGTATGAAACCAAAAAAAGACCTGCAATTTTTCGCCTTGAAGAACACACCAACAGGTTGTTTAATTCTGCCAAGATTATGAACATGGATATTGGCTTTTCCAAAAATGAACTTAACCAAGCCCAAAAAGACGCAGTTGCTAAAAATAATCTTGATAGCGCCTATATTCGCCCCATGTGCTTTTATGGTTCAGAAGGCATGGGATTGCGTGCTGATGGGCTTAAGGTGCATACCATTATTGCTGCTTGGGAATGGGGATCGTATTTAGGTGAAGATAGTATGAAAAATGGCATTCGTATTCGCACTTCAAGTTATGCGCGCCACCATGTTAATATTACCATGACTAAAGCCAAGGCTAATGGCAATTATATTAATTCAATGCTGGCTTTACAAGAAGCGTTAACTGATGGTTATGATGAGGCATTAATGTTAGATGTTGATGGTTTTGTGGCTGAAGGTAGTGGTGAAAATATTTTTATTGTGCGAGATGGTGTTATTTATACACCTGATTTAACCTCAGCACTAGCAGGTATTACTCGTGATACCGTATTTAAATTGGCAACTGATTTGGGTTATAAAGTGATTGAAAAACGCATCACTCGTGATGAAGTGTGCATTGCAGATGAAGCATTTTTTACAGGTACAGCGGCAGAGATAACCCCTATTCGTGAACTTGATAATCGTACAATCGGTTTAGGTACACGCGGTCCAGTGACTGAGCAGTTACAAACTTTATATTTTGATTGTGTTTATGGTAGAAATGAACAATACCAACACTGGATTGCCAAGGGGTTTTGCCAATGA
- the cmk gene encoding (d)CMP kinase encodes MSQNTMPVLTIDGPSGVGKGTVARIVAQKQNWYLLDSGAIYRAFSLAVDAREVDITDEKALGKIAQTLDLEFKTQLGNELVSVYLDGKDVSTILRTEKTGEMASKIASIGVVRTALLKRQKDFAKLPGLVADGRDMGTIVFPDAPFKVYLTASADERANRRLKQLQAQGSKGIILQILAKVKARDERDSSRKHSPLKPAKDALIIDTTELSIDEVIAQVVALIEA; translated from the coding sequence ATGAGTCAAAATACAATGCCAGTTTTAACCATTGATGGCCCAAGTGGGGTTGGAAAAGGCACTGTGGCAAGAATTGTGGCACAAAAACAAAACTGGTATTTGTTAGATTCTGGCGCGATTTATCGTGCTTTTTCTTTAGCGGTTGATGCTAGAGAGGTTGATATTACTGATGAAAAAGCCTTAGGAAAAATCGCACAAACCCTTGATTTAGAATTTAAAACCCAATTAGGCAATGAACTTGTGAGTGTTTATCTTGATGGTAAAGACGTGTCCACGATTTTACGTACAGAGAAAACAGGCGAGATGGCTTCAAAAATTGCCTCTATTGGCGTGGTTCGTACCGCTCTTTTAAAGCGTCAGAAAGACTTTGCTAAACTACCAGGATTGGTGGCAGATGGCAGGGATATGGGCACAATTGTTTTTCCTGATGCACCATTTAAAGTATATTTAACTGCAAGTGCTGATGAGCGAGCTAATAGGCGCTTAAAACAATTGCAAGCGCAAGGCAGTAAGGGTATAATTTTGCAAATCTTAGCAAAGGTGAAAGCGAGAGATGAGCGTGATAGTTCGCGTAAACACTCTCCACTTAAACCTGCTAAAGATGCACTTATCATTGATACCACTGAGTTATCTATTGATGAGGTTATCGCTCAGGTGGTAGCATTAATTGAGGCTTAA
- a CDS encoding aspartate kinase — protein MALIVQKYGGTSVASAERIQAVAQKIKAFKETGDQLVVSVSAMSGETNRMIALAQTIQDTPSLREMDVLLTTGEQMMIALLTMALQQLGCDAISYIGAQVRIMTDSEHGKARIKSIDGHRIRQSLAQGKVVVVAGFQGVDADGHITTLGRGGSDTTAVALAAALKADECQIYTDVDGVFTTDPRIEPNARKMNVVSYEEMLEMASLGSKVLQIRSVEFASKYKVPLRVLSSLIDNPVGTLITSEENIVEQAVISGIAHNKDEAKLSLIGVSDEPGIAFKILNPIGTANIEVDMIVQSVSAREGLTNFAFTVHRNDFKTASKILDRLCQELGATAVQSDDKVVKVSLVGIGMRSHAGIAAQMFEVLHNEGINIQMISTSEIKISVVIDEKYLELAVRSLHAVFELDKE, from the coding sequence ATGGCATTAATTGTACAAAAATACGGCGGTACTTCAGTCGCTTCGGCTGAACGTATTCAGGCGGTTGCACAAAAAATCAAAGCATTTAAAGAGACAGGTGATCAACTGGTGGTGAGTGTATCTGCTATGAGTGGTGAAACCAATCGAATGATTGCACTTGCACAAACCATTCAAGATACACCTTCTTTAAGAGAGATGGATGTTTTACTAACGACTGGTGAGCAAATGATGATTGCTTTGTTGACTATGGCATTGCAACAGCTAGGTTGTGATGCGATTTCTTATATAGGTGCGCAAGTGCGCATTATGACTGATTCTGAGCACGGCAAAGCACGCATCAAGTCGATTGATGGCCATCGTATTCGCCAAAGTCTGGCTCAAGGCAAAGTTGTTGTTGTGGCAGGATTTCAAGGTGTGGATGCTGATGGACACATTACCACTTTAGGTCGGGGTGGTTCTGATACTACTGCTGTGGCACTTGCAGCTGCGCTTAAGGCTGATGAATGCCAAATCTATACTGATGTAGATGGTGTGTTTACAACTGACCCACGTATTGAGCCAAATGCCAGAAAAATGAATGTTGTGAGTTATGAAGAGATGTTAGAGATGGCATCACTTGGCTCAAAAGTTTTGCAAATTCGCTCAGTGGAGTTTGCATCAAAATATAAAGTGCCATTAAGAGTATTGTCATCTTTGATTGACAATCCAGTAGGCACGTTAATTACTAGTGAGGAGAATATTGTGGAACAAGCGGTTATTTCAGGCATTGCTCATAATAAAGATGAGGCAAAATTAAGTTTAATCGGTGTGTCAGATGAACCTGGTATCGCATTTAAAATTTTAAACCCAATTGGCACTGCCAATATCGAAGTTGATATGATTGTGCAAAGCGTATCTGCACGTGAAGGCTTGACTAATTTTGCTTTTACTGTACATAGGAATGACTTTAAAACTGCTAGTAAAATCCTAGACCGTTTGTGTCAAGAATTAGGTGCAACAGCTGTCCAAAGTGATGACAAAGTGGTTAAAGTATCATTGGTGGGTATTGGTATGCGTTCTCATGCAGGTATTGCCGCGCAAATGTTTGAGGTGTTGCATAATGAGGGTATTAATATTCAGATGATTTCCACCAGCGAGATTAAAATTTCAGTGGTGATTGATGAAAAGTATTTAGAATTGGCAGTACGTTCATTACACGCTGTGTTTGAATTGGATAAGGAATAA